The Octopus sinensis unplaced genomic scaffold, ASM634580v1 Contig17870, whole genome shotgun sequence nucleotide sequence AATACTACTCGACTGCCAGTCTTTCCATAAATAATATGTTTATCAAAGTGAACTCACAAGGAATCACGCCTTCAACCAGACATTTAatcaatttagataattttaatttgtttgattttttaatgatttaaatcattgattttttgttgattaaaatcaaattCTTTAAATCAACTCTTTCATAATATTCATTGCGGGTAATTTCAATGCCAAAGTAGGCATTCAAAAACAATTAGAACAATTCATGGGAAGAAATGGATTCGGTATAGGAAACTTATCTGGATGCTTCCTCACGAATTTCTGTCCCTTATATGACTTATTTATATTatgcaaacaaagaaaaaactgaTTTTGTGTAAGTAACAAGATCAAATGACAAAATCGATGAAAGATGGCGCCATGTACAAAAACTTGACTCTCTTCTGAGAGACAGTGAGAATATTGTAAGGAGAAAAATGCTGACATCTGCATTAATGCACAAACTCTGGAATGAATGGCTATCATGTATCAGCGAATGTTCAACTCCGGACAAGGCTTTACAATGCCTTTTTGAAACCCGTGTTAATTTATAGCTCCTCCACTTGGGGTTACACAGATACGGAACTGACACGTCTTGACAGTTTCCACAGAGGACAAttgaaaaaattcttcaaaatgcaGTGGCCCTATCGAATATCCCGGGAGTCGTTATACAGAAAGTGTTCTACAAGGCCACTTTGCATTAACATTTCTGAATCCCGCTGAAAGCTATTTGGACACATACTGCGAATGGACCACTCCGCACTTGCAAATACGGTGATGGAGGATTACTTCCAATGCGACAAACCACGTTTCCGTGGACGCCTACGCACTACGTTACCTGTCGTTCTGAAACCGGACCTCGCACAAATCAAATCCTGGCTCAAGACCGGTGATGACTTGGACAGGCTGCGGCCCACAGTCCTTAACCGAGGAAAATGGAGGAGACTCGTTACTAATATTGTTTTGGGTGTTGCACATGTGGGACTATAATTAATATGGCCCTACAATAAGTgggttaataataatggttttccgAACTTTAACGCCGAAAGAGAAAGCATTAGTGTTAACCCTTCATCCATTTATGTTGATGCGTCAAGCATTATCATTAGTCATCAAGAATTAGCATTTCTCTATGGAGTGGCCAATTTAAGTGAGCGTATTCTCCTAAAGATTATGATCACCTGGTGTCTGGTGTTAGTGTATCAAGCATGATATACGCGATTTTGCATACAGAAAAGGCACGTCATCTTGGAGCCTAACTATGTACGGTTTCAAAAGTGAACAAGTCATAGATGTGAAAGGGTTGATCCAAGTACAAAaagagttttttttataaaaaaaaaattggtgctgTGCTATATGTTGATATTAGACGCTCTAGAAAGTTACGAACTCATAGGGTGCAATTTGTAGTAGAGAACGCCAGAGTATGCGTTAAGTGAATATTACCATTTACACCTCGGTTGTTGTCTAGCACAATAAGCCAGACATTGTGGTACAAGATAAGATCTCTGTTGAGATACTTATCATTTATGCACAGATTCAAAATCAATGTCATTTCTTGCGTACTATTTCCAAACTTGTCATGCAGACGGGTAGTCGGATTAATTTAGTTAACTTTTAATTATCTGTTTTTcgttaaataaagcatattcttTTAATAACGAATTTGACTTTTGTTCGGAAATCTTGTATTGGTATTGTCTAGTTTTGTTGAAACatccaaattttttaaaaattaatttaatgttaTCAAATATCAGATGACAGAAAAAAGGAGTAAATTATATGGCAGAGGCTGTGCGTGCCAAAACGTAGCCAGGACGATACCAGGCGATGCGCTGGAAGAACCAGTAACACTCTCCCGGATCCTTAAGCCTCCTCACAATTGACAACCCGACCTTGTTAAGAAACAAATGAGTGTCCCTTCCCGCGGTTCCAGGGCAATTAGTACAGCACGGTAGCGGTCCGCCAGGGCTGAATACTTTTCCAATTTTATCTTTTTGGCGTGGTTTGCAGCCGAACGAGGGTTCGCAGTGGAAAAGACGATTCTCGACTTTGAAAACGTATCAACACAGTTACATCCCACAACAAGCTCTCCCTGACGAGTAAGGGAATATTGTTATCCCGTCAGGCTTTTTGCCGTCCCACTATCGAGTACGACCAGTTCGAGGAGGCAGAAATGGAAACCGGCCTTTAAGATTTTGTTGagggtttgtgtctgtgtgccctGCCTGCACTCATCTTGCAGGACAGTGGGTGCAGTCCCTTTTCGTAAACAGTCTTATCGCATCTCTGCAGCTGGTTTCACCACAGACGTCCAAGCCGAGTCAGAGAGCGACTTCGATCAGCATGGCAGCATCATCTAGCAACGTCCCAATACTGGAACATccaaattgaatataaaaaaatatgataaattttaTGGTGAAATTTGTAGATAATATTGATGTCGAGAGATTAAATATAATTCATCCATTAGGACGGAATGGCAATATTTCCATTTTAACAAGGTAAGTCACTCGTGTGGAATACAACGTGAACGGAAATTTGGTTGTTTTTGAACATTATCTTGTCAGTAAAATTCTTGGGGTATGCTAGCGTAATTGGATATTAAATTCTAATATGACTTTTAATGGATTCAAAAATCATATTTAATCGATCTATCTACTTCTTCTCAATGGCTCTCAAAGGGGAACAATGGTCCACGGTGCGAAGCATTGTACTGTCTTTTGAAAGATAAGAATTTGCTTTTTGCATACGTTGGATCACTGCGTCCATTGAAAACAAGCAAACAGACTTTTGACCATCTAGCAACGCGGTGTAGTAGGATGTTAAACAGTGATTATCTCCGAAGACATAATGAGGTGGTTAAGTGTATCCATCTTCACTTATGTCGATTGTATGGAATTTGCGAAGTAGGAAATTGAAAGGACATTCGGTTGTGACAGTCCAAAATGTCGAAATCAGAGTTGACACGTTAATTATTACTGAAACAAAATGTCCAATTCAATAAACCTGACATTTTTATGTATgacaagaggaaaaaagaaataaatttaatcaaaGTGGAGATTACTTCACAAGATCGTTTAAACTTTAAAGCAAGTTGAAATTATGAAATTTCATAAATACGACCTGCTTGGAAACGAACCATCGATCTTCTATAAAGAAAAAGTACAGATTATTTTAATTGtcttgacatgggatggagttgccttaaaattctttaaaagtcACATGGATAAGTTATCCATTGAAGAAGCAACTAGTACATTCAGTCGCTTGTGCTGAAAAGGACGTTCTAGAGCAGTGATTCTTAACTTGCGGAGCTAGCATGTCGCGAGGACACTCAGATGAACAATTATTTTGATGTAGAAATGGAAAATTAGGGAAGTTTATGGCAAACTCTTCTCCCAAACAAAGAAGAGAATCACTGACTATCtggatttttaattattattaaaaaacgtTCACAGAACCATCGAATATAAATTAACTAAGGTCCCGTTTGTGCCACACGTTTCAAGATTATATTCACCAAGTCCTACCACTTTTAATTTATAATACTGTCATTCTGTAATCAAACCTCCACACTCTGTGAATTCTCCTAACAAAACAACTGTGGATAGAAAAGGTAACTCCGAAGTGATTGCATTTGGAGTTTAGAAATAGAAGTTGCATCGTTCACATTTGTCTCCTGAAGAGTGGAAATAGTGACCTTATATGATGTTAAGTCGATTATTAGGTTCTCCCTTTTTTCTTTAAGCCTCGAACGTTAAATTACACCAAAGTGAACAGATTATTCGAAACGTGTGAAAAAGACATGACTTTAAGAATCACGTTACCGTTTGACCAAGAAATAattcttaattaaataatttaaaatagaatttacataattaaGTCATAATAAAATTTATCTATTTAGttcataataaattattaattcataATAAATTATAgtcataataaattattaatatctAAAATTGGTGTTTTGCGAGTTTTGGAAGGAACTTCGTACTTAAAAATATCAATCTAGTGATTTTTGAAATGTTAGTTTTACTTATATTGTTTTCAGCTACAACTATGCACATAAGTAAGTTTAATAATTAGGTTTGTTAGATTTGATGATTtgggaaaataaaacaattactaATGACCCAAATTGCTTTAATTTAACAGGTAAAAATttccaaataaaatattatttttagaagtATACGAAGAAGTATATGCCAATCGTTATAAATTTGCAACAAGATTTTGTGGATATACAGAATATCACATTTACTACagtggtttggaatttttcaaatataatatagaatttcCACAcgcaaatttttatattaaagaaaatggaaacaaGCAGGCTTGCTTTGAGAGAAAAGATTATGGATATTCACTTGAGAGTTTTATATTAATGGttgatattttgaatttataatttaaagaTGAGATGAACTTGATTATGGATATACGTATCCCAACAAAACAGTCGATCTAGAAGATGTTAATGATTTTTCTTTCACCTATTGGCTATTCCCAAATAAAGATGCTATTTCTTTTGGTATTTTATATAAGATTAAATTTAGATTTTCCTTACGTTCTTAAAGAATTCGAGATAATTTACtatcaaaaaattttttcaatttctacttagaaacaaaaataaatgaatttagctTGGCTCGTATTTGTACTGATATCGACAACTACACGCGTTGTGAAAATATCGAAAACAGTTTCATATTTGTAATATGATTTTTAGATACTGTTTCTATTCAATCATGGAATTCAAAATTAGACAAACTATTTGTAACTCTAGAATTTAAACTAAAACATGGTCTTACGGAacactattatataaataaatcaattaaaagaAGTGGAAAATATCTTCCGGAGAACGAAGATAATAAAGGCCTTTTATACAGAATCGAGTCAGATTGGATAGAATGGAAACAAAATACAAGTTCCCTAGAAAAAACGGAACCATCTTGGATAATAGTATCAAAGatgaagaataaaatagaattaaaatgttCTTTTGGTTGATAATATTTtagatttgtatatatctttAGTAATATTAACTTTTGCAGCAATTGTTATCGTTATTTTCATAAatagttattaatatattttaatgtaatagttttaatatactggatcaaaaaaagaaaagaaaaacaaatgtatgagaaaataaataaaaccttatCTAGATTTTCAATGAATTATTAACTAatctaaataaaattttgtttttagttttgttttaggTTTTAATTCctgtaatacttttattttttgtatttttaaagtcctaaaatgtaaaaaattcttACAATTAACTTAGTTTAattgaaattcaaataaaaatagcagaaaatcataaaacttctttttttaattactttatttttaatcCAAAGTTGGATAAGCATGTCATTTTGAGAATTGAATTTGAATTAAACACTAGATTAAAAGAAGATTGTTCCGTatcttttttatttgtaatatgattatctttaaattcattaagaaatataaaaatgttggtGTTCAAACTAACCGTGTAGTCCGTCGTGCCGTACGCTGGTGAATAGGGTCGTTACCAACATTCATGACTTTCAAAATTTGATATTGATAAAATCTTGTAAATGTACAACTTCAACAACCAGTGACAACTACAGTAAATTCTTTCATACCTGCCACCCTTTGATAACCggtacaaaaatatttattaaatagagAAATCTTGATATTTGCATTTTTAATAACGCCACATTTTTAGAAGTCCTATTTTTGCGGATATAAGAGACTTTACTAAACATATAAATCCTAAAAATACAAACTTAAAAGAAAAACCAATCAATTTATAATCTTTATTCGTTCTACATCCTCAAGAACTATCTTTTGATCCAAAATATTTATATCCTGAGGagctctttttatttttatgttacgcACGTGCTGAAATCTTATGATTTCTTGGTTCGGAGTTCTGCTGAAAAAATTCCTAATGTACATTTCGATAATATTTCCTGGTGTAGGCTAAACTTCCTGTGAGTCACGGAGGTCTGGGCCTCTGTTCCAGAGCCCTTtaagtaattaaaatataataaaatatcatacaaataataaaatatcatcCTTTTGAATAAGAtctgaattagaaataaaacagcTCATTTGCCAGAATTAACGAATGATTgacgaattaattaaaatattataccAGACTAAAACTGTCATTGATTAGTTTTTTACTTGTAATTTAATAGTAAGAATTAAATGGCCGCATGGCCATATGGATAGTAATCCATAAACTAAAAACTTGATATGACACTAAAAAGCATCTAAAAAGCACTTTGAAAAGCGACCTTCAGTGGTTGCGGggcataaaaaagaaaagcctTAATTTTCATACCAAAAAATTAAATTGGCATGGAAAGTTTGCAAAAACAAATGAATCATATGTTTATTTTACCAACTTCAAATCAATAATAttcagtttaaaaaatttttgaccGTTCGAGCTTTTGAATTTCAGGTCAGTGAGAACGTAGACAATCTGAcaaatctctctctttcgtttTGAAAAAGAGAAGGCTTAGGAAAACAGTACTTTTTTGACAAAAACAGGACTGTCACTGTGAACAAAGGCATACCATAGTCAATGTTCTACAAATATGGTAGTATGGAATCCAACGCAAgggaaaaattggaaaaattaatttaaatacaatGAATGCACTTCGAAACTAGCTTAACTAACGGAAGAGAAAAACTGCTTCTTACTCTAAAGGTCCTCTTTCCTTGACGTTAACAAACAGGCCAGTTACACCCCTTCTTTTCATTGGCTGTTTTACGCGGGAATTGTCTCTCAATCCTGCGAGCCGGTACTTAATAACTAGCTTATTCCGTTTTCCATTTATTAtagatgtttaaatatttataatcggTATGAAATAACTCTCTCAAATTTGCCATTTTTGGTTCCTGTCAAAGTTGCGACGAATTTAAGAAATGGAAAATTTCAGAAgttaatcaataattttaaaatatttatttaaaacttcTCTTCAGGTGTAAACAATTTCAGGTGTAAACAACcaaatttgattttatttctctttttttgttcttaAAAGTTTTTTAATCTCCTAATTGCTGTAATAAAGACAACATCCTTTTCGTTTTCAATTTTCTCAAAAAGATCCTTTTAAATTTCACATAAATTAGATGCTATTTTATTCTTGTTGAAGGTTCCCACTTTAATAGCTTCTTCATTGATGAATAGTATCTCACTTTCATTCAATAGTGATGTTATTGCTCCAAAATCTATCGCATTTTTTCAGAATAATTAATCGAAATAAATTCTCCGTTTACAATAGGATCGTAAATATTCATATTGAATAATTTTTCTCAACTATGTTCAGATTTACAAACCGTATGAGTATATTCGTTTTTTTGAAGTTTAAAACAATTTTCGATCTTTTTAGAGAATCCATCTTCCTAAtccatttttataaacataacaGTGTCTCTAAGTTCAAATGTTTATATGATTAAAACACCGacattttcttcttcaattaTCTAGTAAGATACTCCAATTTGTATCGATTCAAACggattttaaactttttaataatgTTAATTTAGATTTCCAAACATTTTTGCGCATAACATCACAGATATTTTATCTTTGAAGTTTTGTGTATCCTCCGAACAAAGTACTACAGATACTACTAAATTAAATAAGCTTATAGAATATtacagtttgatatatatatctgatccCTGGTTTATGATATTGAAAGTTCTTTAAATTCTTCGAACAGCCGTTTTATGTAGACACTTTTGTCAGTAGACATGTTTACATGTAATTTCCTCACCCGAAATCCATGCTTTTTCTTAAAATTGGATAAAAATTCATAAgagttttgaaatattaaaaaagctGCTTAAAAATAATTCTGCCTTTCTTGACATTAATGCATCGCTCAATAATGCAGTTTAAAAACCCTAAGATGTACCTTTTGACTGTCATCTGTATACCGCAACATTTACACTTGAGTCTTGTATATCTACCACCAGAAGCACAACGAAGCATGCTGGCAAATAGagttttattgtttattaaaaataaaaagtttcaattttcagtaattttttaaagactAAAAAATAGTGGTAAATTTTGAAATTGACTAAAATTAgaaaatttcttaaaaaattgGGAAATAAAGAATTGGCAAATTTAATACAGTTTATTCTTAATTTATCTCCATTGAATGACAATAACCAAAATTTTTTGCCCTGTAAAGTATATAGGTCATTCTTTTCGCCAGCGTAGATCGGGTCATTGTTGATatttagaaattgaaagaaattaagttTTAGTAAATTTTTGTTCTCAACATaatgtcaaataaaataaaaacactaaaattgaaattaaaaagagtagaaataaaaagaattaccAGATTTAGTCGTATTGCCACATTTAATCAACTTTATATACGAACTAATTCAGTGGTCAATcttaaatttatagaaattacatataattaaaaaataagagaaagttTTAATCTCAACCTTTCTCTTCTACCCAGCCTGGCTGTCTCAATCGTCCTCACGTGAAGGGCCAGCCAAAAACTAATCTAATCAAAATCAACTCTCATCAACCTCTATGATGAACTTACGCCCACTTTTGGATCTTTATTTGTCAAAATCAGATATTTCCGTCAGCTTTGATTAGTCTGGAAAACAATTTACGTCCGATATCACTTCAATCCTGTTTCCGAAAACTCGAAAAACATCCCCACTAATTTTTTCCTCAGAATCGAACTAGGAATATTGAAAGCTTGCAAAAATATTAGTGTCTAAATTCAAAAACGTCATTATTTTAGTACAAGATGATAAAACGTAGTAAATTAAGACAATccagttgttaataataataatagaggcaCGTCCGCAAGATCGCAACTTAATGTGAATCTCGCACTGGCCAGCCACATAAGatcaagatagaaagagagaacatGTATTAGGAACTAACTAATCCAAACGAACGAATCCAAACGAGCTGTCCCCCCGCATCTATTTTTCTCTCGTGCTGTGGCTGATGTAGACATCCGGTTTCGCAGTGAAATCACTGATGACGGCGTCACTCGTCAATCCTGGGTGCATGTAATGCATGGAACCTTCAGCCGGAATGATAGCAGTGAGATTCGAACCCAGAGCTTCGCTAAACTGCCAAATTCTTCAAGCACTGCACCACCCGGCCAATCCAGTTGTTaggaagtaaataaacaaaaaagacgGGAAATCAAAAAAAGCTTAATTGAATCAAGATCAGGTGATTtacaccagtgtttctcaacgttGGGCCCCAGGCCCACTTGTGGGCCTGAGAAATTTTGAAATGGGCCTGAAGATTTAATTGAGCCTGGAGTGGGCCtcaaagaaaatatgttaatactaatactaataaatctttattcgttattattttcaaattgatttgatttgtttttaatttaatgatattgtcatatttaaatttaaatattataggcCTGATTGTATAGTTCATGTCAAAagtacacaaggaaaaaaaagacTACACGCAAATACCAGACTGATTTTTTATTACTAGGCTTCATCCCATCAAGTGCTGATTCTAAGAGGCCTGAATGTGTGGACTGTGGCTTAGTAATGACAAATGTTTCCATGAAGAAATCAAAATTGTTCGCCCATCAACAGTTGAAGCATCCTGCTTCTGTTGGAAAGGAGCGCAGCTATTTCAGGAAGAAAGTGGAGTTACGCCAAAAGAATGCTCCAAAAACTTTAGAATTCTGCTTAAAAAAAGCAATGAGCATAATAACAAGACACTAAAAGTCAGTTATGCAGTGAGTGAACTGGTTGCTAAGGTGGGGAAGCCACATACAATTGCAGAACGTCTGGTGAAGCCAGCAATGTTGATCTGTGCTAAAGAACTGCTAGGAGAACAGGCTGCCAACATTCTACAAAAAATCCCATTGTCTAATGACACAGTGAAGAGAAGGCAAATTGAAATGGCAGAAAACCTCGAGAAACagcttgtggaaaaattaaaagtttctAAGTTCTCACTACAAATTGATGAGACAACAATCAACAATTCTGCCTTATTACTTACTTATGTCCGATATATTGATGCAATGGCAATTCATgaagaaatgttatttataaaaaaGTTGATTGACACACGAAGCGACACTATATATGCGGCTGTTTACGACTATCTGTACGATAATGGGATCCCTCTGTCAAATCTGTTGCAGATTGCAACAGACGGTGCCAGCGCTATGACCGGCAAACAGAATGGCTTTGTAGCTAAATTAAAAAAAGTTGCCCCTCATATATTGGCAATTCATTGCATCATCCATCGAGAACATCTTTGTGCTAAATCTCTCAATGATGACATGGAACATGCATTGAAAGTCGCTGTTTCAACAGTGAATTTTGTCAAAGCCAATGCTTTGCATGACCGCCTATTTCAACATTTATGTGAACATGAGGACCACCAGAGACTCCTCATGCACACTGAAGTGAGATGGCTTTCCAAAGGAAATTCCCTAGTTCGTCTTGCTGAAATGTGGGATATGGTTCTTATTTTTGTTCATGACATGAAAACACAAGCTTGTAGCAAGAAGCAGAAAGATAAAGCTGAGACTTTGTTTTCAGTGATAAATAACAACGATACAAAAGCAAGGATTTTTTACCTGGCTGACTTATTCGCACATGTCAACCAACTGAACATGACACTGCAAGGGCGAAATGCTAATCTGATAGATAGTGCTGAGAAAGTACGCTCTTTTTTGAACAAGTTATGTCTCTGGAAGATGCATCTTCAAAAAAATGAATTtgcttatttttgtaattttgccaAAACTGCTCCGAGCTCAGAAGTAATCGCAAGCTGCACTGACCACTTGAAATGCTTGAAAGAAGATATGACTAGAAGATTTAAAGATATCATCGAAATGAATCCGCCTAGTTGGATTATAGATATAGCACATTTTGACGTATTAAGTGAAAAAGACATTGATCCTATTATTGCTGGAGAACTTCTTGAACTGAAGGAGaacaaagtattaatgaaaaatattgaaagggaTGGCTTATATGGATGGATGAAAGTAGAATCGATTCATCCATTACTCTTTGAAAAAGTTGTT carries:
- the LOC115231227 gene encoding SCAN domain-containing protein 3-like yields the protein MCGLWLSNDKCFHEEIKIVRPSTVEASCFCWKGAQLFQEESGVTPKECSKNFRILLKKSNEHNNKTLKVSYAVSELVAKVGKPHTIAERLVKPAMLICAKELLGEQAANILQKIPLSNDTVKRRQIEMAENLEKQLVEKLKVSKFSLQIDETTINNSALLLTYVRYIDAMAIHEEMLFIKKLIDTRSDTIYAAVYDYLYDNGIPLSNLLQIATDGASAMTGKQNGFVAKLKKVAPHILAIHCIIHREHLCAKSLNDDMEHALKVAVSTVNFVKANALHDRLFQHLCEHEDHQRLLMHTEVRWLSKGNSLVRLAEMWDMVLIFVHDMKTQACSKKQKDKAETLFSVINNNDTKARIFYLADLFAHVNQLNMTLQGRNANLIDSAEKVRSFLNKLCLWKMHLQKNEFAYFCNFAKTAPSSEVIASCTDHLKCLKEDMTRRFKDIIEMNPPSWIIDIAHFDVLSEKDIDPIIAGELLELKENKVLMKNIERDGLYGWMKVESIHPLLFEKVVPFVLGFPTTWLVETGFSATNDLLTKKRNQLQIEKRGDLRLRLNQDLEIQLDN